In Morococcus cerebrosus, a single genomic region encodes these proteins:
- a CDS encoding DUF3079 domain-containing protein gives MAKKFPIFPKAPERICWGCDKYCKEDDLQCGNGCERIQHPIELDGREWYKKGDWSNLLSEEQQIELGLKEAPKPAKPHIKLPLRNKTA, from the coding sequence ATGGCAAAAAAATTCCCCATCTTCCCCAAAGCGCCGGAGCGCATCTGCTGGGGTTGCGACAAATATTGTAAAGAAGACGATTTGCAATGCGGCAACGGCTGCGAGCGCATCCAGCACCCCATCGAATTGGACGGGCGCGAGTGGTATAAAAAAGGCGACTGGAGCAATTTGTTGAGCGAAGAGCAGCAAATCGAACTGGGCTTGAAAGAAGCGCCCAAACCTGCCAAGCCGCATATCAAACTGCCGTTGCGGAACAAAACGGCTTAA